A DNA window from Streptomyces bacillaris contains the following coding sequences:
- a CDS encoding Gfo/Idh/MocA family protein — MKVGCIGLGDIAQKAYLPVLTAVPGVELHLQTRTPATLDAVGDTHRIPEGARHTTLDSLLAQGLDAAFVHAPTAVHPEIVERLLDAGVATYVDKPIAYEYAESERLVNLAEERGAGLAVGFNRRFAPSYAQCAEHPRELILMQKNRVGLPEDPRALVLDDFIHVVDTLRFLVPGPVDHTSVRARIVDGLMHHVVLQLSGDGFTAIGMMNRLNGSTEEILEVSGRDTKRQVLNLADIVDHKGQPSVRRRGDWVPVARQRGIEACVHAFLDAVRAGEVLSARDALATHELCERIVRDALEQASS; from the coding sequence GTGAAGGTCGGTTGCATCGGGCTCGGCGACATCGCGCAGAAGGCGTATCTGCCGGTGCTGACGGCCGTCCCGGGGGTCGAGCTGCACCTCCAGACCCGTACGCCCGCCACGCTCGACGCGGTCGGTGACACCCACCGCATCCCGGAGGGTGCCCGCCACACCACCCTGGACTCGCTGCTCGCCCAGGGGCTGGACGCGGCCTTCGTGCACGCCCCGACCGCCGTGCACCCGGAGATCGTGGAGCGGCTCCTCGACGCCGGGGTCGCCACCTATGTCGACAAGCCGATCGCGTACGAGTACGCCGAGTCCGAGCGGCTGGTGAACCTCGCCGAGGAGCGCGGGGCCGGCCTCGCCGTCGGCTTCAACCGCCGCTTCGCGCCGAGCTACGCCCAGTGCGCCGAGCACCCGCGCGAGCTGATCCTCATGCAGAAGAACCGGGTCGGGCTGCCCGAGGACCCCCGCGCCCTGGTGCTCGACGACTTCATCCATGTCGTCGACACCCTGCGCTTCCTGGTCCCCGGGCCCGTCGACCACACCAGCGTCCGCGCCCGGATCGTCGACGGGCTGATGCACCACGTCGTGCTCCAGCTCTCCGGCGACGGCTTCACCGCGATCGGGATGATGAACCGGCTGAACGGCTCCACCGAGGAGATCCTCGAGGTCTCCGGCCGCGACACCAAGCGCCAGGTCCTCAACCTGGCCGACATCGTCGACCACAAGGGCCAGCCCAGCGTGCGCCGGCGCGGCGACTGGGTGCCGGTGGCCCGCCAGCGCGGCATCGAGGCGTGCGTCCACGCCTTCCTGGACGCGGTCCGCGCGGGCGAAGTGCTCAGCGCCCGGGACGCCCTGGCCACCCACGAGCTGTGCGAGCGGATCGTCAGGGACGCCCTGGAGCAGGCCTCCTCCTGA
- the lnt gene encoding apolipoprotein N-acyltransferase yields MAALLAGALPALTFPAPSLWWLAYVALVPWLLLIRSAGTVRRAALDGWIGGIGFVVAVHHWLMPSLHVFIVLLGALLGLLWAPWGVLAWRLLGGRPSARRAAAAVVAVPSGWLAIELVRSWEGLGGPWGLLGASQWEVAPALRVASVGGVWLVSLLVVAVNTALVLLATARTGARTAAGVLLVACALAVTGVWAWAPQPVTTGTARIAVVQPGVIAGPDSVERRLARGEELTRTVAGRDVDLVVWGESSIGAGAWQDPGTARRLAVLSRETGADLLVNVDARQTDGSGRSGIFKSAVLVGPDGPTGDRYDKMRLVPFGEYVPARALLGWATSVGRAAGEDRLRGDRQVVMVLPDGDRGLRIGPLVCFESAFPDMSRRLVRDGAQVLVAQSATSTFQESWAPAQHASLGALRAAENGRPMVHATLTGISAVYGPRGERIGEPLGTEASTAAVYDVPLTRGTTLYGRFGDWAVYGALAALAALCAAEGLRALRRRPAPGRP; encoded by the coding sequence GTGGCCGCCCTGCTCGCCGGGGCGCTGCCCGCGCTCACGTTCCCCGCGCCCTCGCTCTGGTGGCTGGCCTACGTCGCGCTCGTCCCCTGGCTGCTGCTGATCCGCTCGGCGGGCACCGTGCGGCGGGCGGCGCTGGACGGCTGGATCGGCGGGATCGGCTTCGTCGTCGCCGTGCACCACTGGCTGATGCCGAGCCTGCACGTCTTCATCGTGCTCCTGGGTGCGCTGCTCGGGCTGCTGTGGGCCCCTTGGGGCGTCTTGGCCTGGCGGCTGCTCGGGGGCAGGCCCTCGGCGCGGCGGGCCGCCGCCGCGGTGGTGGCCGTGCCCTCGGGGTGGCTGGCGATCGAACTGGTCCGCTCCTGGGAGGGGCTCGGCGGGCCCTGGGGGCTGCTCGGGGCGAGCCAGTGGGAGGTCGCCCCGGCGCTGCGGGTGGCGTCGGTGGGCGGGGTGTGGCTGGTGAGCCTGCTGGTGGTGGCGGTCAACACCGCGCTCGTCCTGCTGGCGACCGCGCGGACCGGCGCCCGGACGGCGGCCGGGGTGCTGCTGGTCGCGTGTGCCCTGGCCGTGACCGGAGTGTGGGCCTGGGCCCCGCAGCCGGTGACCACGGGGACGGCCAGGATCGCCGTTGTACAGCCGGGTGTCATCGCGGGCCCGGACAGCGTCGAGCGGCGTCTCGCCCGGGGCGAGGAGCTGACCCGTACGGTCGCGGGCCGGGATGTGGACCTCGTCGTCTGGGGCGAGAGCAGCATCGGGGCGGGCGCCTGGCAGGACCCGGGGACCGCCCGGCGGCTCGCGGTGCTCTCCCGGGAGACCGGGGCCGACCTGCTGGTCAATGTGGACGCCCGGCAGACGGACGGCTCGGGCCGGAGCGGGATCTTCAAGTCGGCGGTGCTCGTGGGGCCGGACGGACCGACCGGGGACCGGTACGACAAGATGCGCCTGGTGCCGTTCGGTGAGTACGTCCCGGCGCGCGCCCTGCTCGGCTGGGCGACCTCCGTGGGCAGGGCGGCGGGCGAGGACCGGCTGCGCGGCGACCGGCAGGTGGTGATGGTCCTGCCCGACGGCGACCGGGGGCTGCGGATCGGCCCGCTGGTCTGCTTCGAGTCGGCGTTCCCCGACATGAGCAGGCGGCTGGTCCGGGACGGCGCCCAGGTGCTCGTCGCCCAGTCCGCCACCTCCACCTTCCAGGAGAGCTGGGCCCCCGCCCAGCACGCCTCCCTGGGCGCCCTGCGCGCCGCCGAGAACGGGCGCCCCATGGTGCATGCGACGCTCACCGGCATCAGCGCCGTCTACGGGCCGCGCGGGGAGCGGATCGGTGAGCCGCTCGGTACGGAGGCGAGCACGGCGGCCGTGTACGACGTACCGCTGACGCGCGGCACCACGCTCTACGGCCGCTTCGGCGACTGGGCGGTGTACGGGGCGCTGGCGGCGCTGGCCGCCCTGTGCGCGGCCGAGGGGCTGCGGGCGCTCAGGAGGAGGCCTGCTCCAGGGCGTCCCTGA